From Vogesella sp. XCS3, the proteins below share one genomic window:
- a CDS encoding DUF167 domain-containing protein, giving the protein MKPWLTIQPEGIRLTLHVQPGARKSEIAGEHGEALKIRLAAPPVEGKANAELVRWLAGYLGLPRKSVVLLSGERNRHKIVAIAGLDAAAALALLLPEA; this is encoded by the coding sequence ATGAAACCCTGGTTAACCATTCAGCCCGAAGGCATACGCCTTACCTTGCACGTACAGCCCGGTGCACGCAAGAGCGAGATTGCCGGCGAGCATGGCGAAGCGCTGAAGATCAGGTTGGCCGCACCGCCGGTAGAAGGCAAGGCCAATGCCGAACTGGTGCGCTGGCTGGCAGGCTATCTGGGCCTGCCACGCAAGTCGGTGGTGCTGCTCAGTGGCGAGCGCAACCGGCACAAGATCGTGGCCATTGCAGGGCTGGATGCCGCGGCCGCGCTGGCGCTGTTACTGCCGGAGGCCTAG
- a CDS encoding FxsA family protein translates to MRGLLILLLLYPFLEMYSLFSLADHIGGGWTLAWVIVTFLLGSALMRNSKLGGLLTLAGTLREGKVSLFSLLWPLRVMLAGLLLAIPGLVSDVLALLLMLPWKGPKLANIDMSQAFRQPGAQQHGQDNAANGDIIEGEYEHVDRHTPNDRRLH, encoded by the coding sequence ATGCGTGGATTACTGATACTTTTATTGTTGTACCCGTTTCTGGAAATGTACTCGCTCTTCAGCCTGGCCGACCATATCGGCGGCGGCTGGACGCTAGCCTGGGTCATTGTCACCTTCTTGCTGGGTAGCGCCCTGATGCGCAACAGCAAGCTGGGTGGGCTGCTCACCCTGGCAGGCACCCTGCGCGAAGGCAAGGTCTCGCTATTTTCGCTGCTGTGGCCGCTGCGCGTGATGCTGGCAGGCCTACTGCTGGCCATCCCCGGCCTGGTAAGCGATGTGCTGGCCCTGCTGCTGATGCTGCCGTGGAAAGGCCCCAAACTTGCCAATATCGATATGAGCCAGGCCTTCCGCCAACCCGGCGCCCAGCAACATGGCCAGGATAATGCGGCCAACGGTGACATTATCGAAGGCGAATACGAACACGTAGATCGCCATACGCCGAACGATCGCCGCCTGCACTAG
- the cutA gene encoding divalent-cation tolerance protein CutA: MKVLIVVCNVPDEALAQHMAAVLVGEGLAACVNILPACQSVYRWEGRIETASEIPLLIKTTANQYEGLQARIQALHPYDVPEIIAVAAECGLPAYLGWVGASVAGA; the protein is encoded by the coding sequence ATGAAGGTGTTAATCGTAGTGTGCAATGTGCCGGATGAAGCGCTTGCGCAGCATATGGCAGCGGTGCTGGTGGGCGAGGGCTTGGCCGCGTGTGTCAATATCTTGCCGGCCTGCCAGTCGGTCTATCGCTGGGAGGGGCGTATTGAAACCGCCAGTGAAATCCCGTTGCTGATCAAGACCACTGCAAACCAATATGAGGGGTTGCAGGCCAGAATCCAAGCACTTCACCCCTATGATGTACCAGAAATTATTGCCGTGGCAGCAGAATGCGGTTTGCCAGCGTATCTGGGCTGGGTAGGGGCAAGTGTTGCAGGGGCATGA
- a CDS encoding rhodanese-like domain-containing protein — protein MDQLAFYRAKLAFEIDSWDVADQLKQGAALQLVDGRSAAAYAQETLPGAINLPHRTISAETTAQLPRDVLLVTFCDGIGCNASTKTALKLAELGFTVKELQGGVDWWKRDGYPTVQGGASCGVAPSDDCGCGG, from the coding sequence ATGGATCAGCTAGCGTTTTACCGGGCCAAACTGGCATTCGAGATTGATAGCTGGGACGTAGCCGATCAGCTCAAGCAGGGCGCGGCTCTGCAGCTGGTGGATGGCCGCTCTGCCGCCGCCTACGCGCAGGAAACCCTGCCGGGCGCCATCAACCTGCCGCACCGCACCATTAGTGCCGAGACCACGGCGCAGCTACCGCGTGACGTGCTGCTGGTGACCTTCTGCGACGGTATCGGCTGCAATGCTTCCACCAAGACTGCACTGAAGCTGGCCGAGCTGGGTTTTACCGTCAAAGAGCTGCAAGGCGGCGTGGACTGGTGGAAGCGCGACGGCTACCCCACGGTACAGGGCGGTGCCAGCTGCGGCGTTGCGCCGTCGGACGACTGCGGTTGCGGGGGCTGA
- a CDS encoding PLP-dependent aminotransferase family protein, whose product MLEQWIIDALATDLQRDSREGLARQLMRLLRERIRSGQLAGDTRLPASRDLAHSLGLGRNTVLEAYEQLQAEGYLHSRHGAGTFVSGLFAGQPEPITRRAQPLGLSQRGQMLFDSVGLPTGLYGAFAPGVPEIPLFPHACWQGLLARHQRQASPAMLGYTADGGLPQLREALAEYVQLSRGVRCRPEQVLITQGTQQAMELAARLLADPGDVAWLEDPGYVGAHAALRGAGLQLVPVPVDNEGLNPAAVTDTRPPRLIYTTPSHQYPLGVVMSLPRRLALLAHAARSGAWILEDDYDSEFRYSSQPLPALQGLAQDERVIYMGTMSKVMYPGLRLGYLVVPDSLIDPFRAANARLYREGSYAVQAALAEFITAGHFARHVRRMRELYRERQHQLRQALANSSAENLLLSPGHAGMHLVASLPASLNEHAISQAAAKEQVWLRPLARHYLGTPTQNGLVLGYAGVDHQAIEHGVATLARVLQAVPHHD is encoded by the coding sequence TTGCTGGAACAATGGATCATCGACGCGCTAGCCACCGACCTGCAGCGCGATAGCCGAGAGGGCCTGGCGCGCCAGCTGATGCGCCTGCTGCGCGAGCGCATCCGCAGCGGCCAACTGGCCGGCGACACCCGGCTGCCGGCCAGCCGCGACCTGGCGCACAGCCTGGGCTTGGGCCGCAACACAGTGCTGGAAGCCTACGAGCAGCTGCAGGCTGAAGGCTACCTGCATAGCCGCCACGGCGCCGGCACCTTCGTGTCCGGCCTGTTTGCAGGCCAGCCGGAGCCCATCACCCGGCGCGCTCAACCGCTGGGCCTGTCACAACGCGGTCAGATGCTGTTCGACAGTGTGGGGCTGCCCACCGGGCTGTACGGTGCGTTTGCCCCAGGCGTACCGGAAATCCCGCTGTTTCCGCATGCCTGCTGGCAAGGATTACTGGCGCGACACCAGCGCCAGGCCAGCCCGGCCATGCTGGGCTATACCGCCGACGGCGGCCTGCCGCAGCTGCGCGAAGCGCTGGCCGAATACGTGCAGCTATCGCGTGGCGTGCGCTGCAGGCCGGAGCAGGTGCTGATAACCCAGGGCACACAACAGGCCATGGAGTTGGCCGCACGCCTGCTGGCCGACCCCGGTGATGTGGCCTGGCTGGAAGACCCCGGTTATGTCGGCGCCCATGCCGCGCTGCGCGGGGCCGGCCTGCAGCTGGTGCCGGTACCGGTGGATAACGAGGGGCTGAATCCCGCCGCCGTCACCGACACGCGCCCGCCACGGCTGATCTACACCACACCATCGCACCAGTACCCGCTGGGCGTGGTAATGAGCCTGCCGCGCCGGCTGGCCTTGCTAGCCCATGCCGCACGCAGTGGTGCCTGGATACTGGAAGACGACTACGACAGCGAATTCCGCTACAGCTCGCAACCCTTGCCTGCGCTGCAGGGGCTGGCGCAAGACGAACGCGTGATCTACATGGGCACCATGAGCAAGGTGATGTACCCCGGCCTGCGCCTGGGTTACCTGGTCGTCCCGGATAGCCTGATCGACCCGTTTCGCGCGGCCAATGCCCGGCTATACCGCGAGGGCAGCTACGCGGTACAGGCCGCGCTGGCAGAGTTTATTACCGCGGGCCACTTTGCCCGCCACGTGCGGCGCATGCGCGAGCTATACCGAGAGCGCCAGCACCAGCTGCGTCAGGCACTGGCCAACAGTAGCGCTGAGAACCTGCTACTCTCGCCCGGCCACGCCGGCATGCACCTGGTAGCCAGCCTGCCCGCCAGCCTAAACGAGCACGCCATCAGCCAAGCCGCCGCCAAAGAGCAAGTGTGGCTACGCCCGCTGGCTCGCCACTATCTGGGCACACCAACACAAAACGGGCTGGTGCTGGGCTATGCCGGCGTCGACCACCAGGCCATCGAGCACGGCGTTGCCACCCTGGCTCGCGTGCTACAAGCGGTACCACACCATGACTAA
- the gabD gene encoding NADP-dependent succinate-semialdehyde dehydrogenase — protein sequence MLNLKDPSLLRQQCYINGQWVDADSGETIAVTNPATGEVIAHVPKMGRAEAERAVAGAAEAFKTWKKKSAKERANILRKWFDLMMANQDDLGVILTSEQGKPLAEAKGEIAYGASYIEWYAEEAKRIYGDTIPSTGADKRILVTKEPIGVTAAITPWNFPNAMITRKAAPALAAGCPMVVRPASQTPLSALAIAVLAERAGIPAGVFSVLTGGSTEIGGVLTGSDTVKKFSFTGSTEVGRKLISQCAETVKKVSMELGGNAPFIVFDDADLDAAVEGAMISKYRNAGQTCVCANRLLVQDGVYDAFAEKFAAAVAKLKVGNGLETGVTQGPMIDQNAVAKVEEHIADALAKGGQLVTGGKRHALGHSFFEPTVITGVTPAMKVAKEETFGPLAPVFRFHSEEEAIQMANDTEFGLASYFYARDIGRIFRVSEGLEYGMVAVNSGILSNEAAPFGGVKQSGLGREGSKYGIEDYLEIKYVLLGGIDK from the coding sequence ACCCGGCTACCGGCGAAGTGATCGCCCACGTGCCGAAAATGGGCCGTGCCGAAGCCGAGCGTGCCGTGGCCGGCGCAGCCGAAGCTTTTAAAACCTGGAAAAAGAAATCCGCCAAAGAGCGCGCCAATATCCTGCGCAAATGGTTCGACCTGATGATGGCCAACCAGGACGACCTGGGCGTGATCCTCACCAGCGAACAAGGCAAGCCGCTGGCCGAAGCCAAAGGCGAAATCGCCTACGGTGCCAGCTATATCGAGTGGTACGCGGAAGAAGCCAAACGCATCTACGGCGACACCATTCCGTCTACCGGTGCCGACAAGCGCATTCTGGTAACCAAGGAGCCGATCGGTGTCACCGCCGCCATCACCCCGTGGAACTTCCCGAATGCCATGATCACCCGCAAGGCTGCCCCGGCGCTGGCCGCAGGTTGCCCGATGGTAGTACGCCCGGCCAGCCAGACCCCGCTGTCGGCGCTGGCCATTGCCGTACTGGCCGAGCGCGCCGGTATTCCGGCCGGCGTGTTCTCGGTGCTGACCGGTGGTTCCACCGAAATCGGCGGCGTGCTAACCGGTAGCGATACCGTGAAGAAGTTCTCCTTCACCGGCTCCACCGAAGTTGGCCGCAAGCTGATCAGCCAGTGCGCCGAAACGGTGAAGAAAGTATCGATGGAGCTGGGCGGCAACGCGCCGTTCATCGTGTTCGATGACGCCGACCTGGACGCCGCCGTGGAAGGCGCCATGATTTCCAAGTACCGCAACGCCGGCCAGACTTGCGTCTGCGCCAACCGCCTGCTGGTACAGGACGGCGTGTACGACGCCTTCGCCGAGAAGTTTGCCGCCGCCGTGGCCAAACTGAAGGTGGGTAACGGCCTGGAAACCGGTGTGACCCAAGGACCGATGATCGACCAGAATGCCGTGGCCAAAGTGGAAGAGCACATCGCCGACGCGCTGGCCAAAGGCGGCCAGCTGGTCACCGGTGGCAAACGCCACGCGCTGGGCCACAGCTTCTTCGAACCGACCGTGATCACCGGCGTGACCCCGGCGATGAAAGTGGCCAAGGAAGAAACCTTCGGCCCGCTGGCACCGGTCTTCCGCTTCCACAGCGAAGAAGAAGCCATCCAGATGGCCAACGACACCGAGTTCGGCCTGGCGTCGTACTTCTACGCCCGCGACATCGGCCGCATCTTCCGCGTGTCCGAAGGCCTGGAGTACGGCATGGTGGCCGTCAACAGCGGCATCCTGTCCAACGAAGCCGCACCGTTCGGTGGCGTGAAGCAGTCCGGCCTGGGCCGCGAAGGCTCCAAGTACGGCATCGAAGACTACCTGGAAATCAAATACGTGCTACTGGGCGGTATCGACAAGTAA
- a CDS encoding Dps family protein, translating into MDIGISEQDRARIAEGLSRLLADSYTLYLKTHFFHWNVTGPMFQTLHLMFETQYNELALAVDQVAERIRALGHIAPGSYGDYARLTSISESQGVPKAQDMIRELVQAHETVCRTARSLFPLADAAADEPTADLLTQRLQVHEKTAWMLRSLLEG; encoded by the coding sequence ATGGATATCGGCATTTCCGAACAAGACCGCGCACGCATTGCAGAAGGCCTGTCACGCCTACTGGCCGACAGCTACACCCTGTACCTGAAGACCCACTTTTTCCACTGGAACGTGACCGGCCCCATGTTCCAGACCCTGCACCTGATGTTTGAAACCCAGTACAACGAGCTGGCACTGGCAGTAGACCAGGTTGCCGAGCGCATCCGTGCCCTGGGCCACATCGCCCCCGGCAGCTATGGCGATTACGCCCGCCTGACATCGATCAGCGAAAGCCAGGGCGTACCCAAGGCACAAGACATGATTCGCGAACTGGTACAGGCACACGAAACCGTCTGTCGCACCGCGCGCTCGCTATTCCCTCTGGCCGACGCTGCCGCAGACGAGCCTACCGCCGACCTGCTGACCCAGCGCCTGCAGGTACACGAAAAAACCGCCTGGATGCTGCGCAGCCTGCTCGAAGGCTAA
- a CDS encoding diguanylate cyclase, which produces MRTRLALFCSLLMVVVVLFTSSLSYLEGKARVRKMQLQHLEDVVTRLSDDIDDRVRTRHVLLEQAAASLQLDRNNISKHAPEILHGFRYLKGSFSSIMLFDADGNVVADYPELPGRRGTSVLDRAYFAQTRDTLRSQISEPVRVAGDIKRSLIIFTSPILDEHGQFAGVLGGSLELFAPELFGDLRSIAIGGTGYININTRASRLTIFHPDRSRIMQASPDTSRDPVFGKALQGWDGSTESIAANGEPALMVYRNMKNVNWVVGGVFPLREAYEPISVMARNHMLIVLLATLLAFPVGWWGVHRLLGPLQALRGKVQAMAFGAEDRVHIHGSHELEMLAQTVTDVFGERERISQELAAREAFFRALNESSPLGIFVTDADGLLVYCNHATLTLGGLAQREEDWLGRHWLDAVHPAQRATIEPEWQALRHGDVAGFYQLCHLTGARGTPIKVELRFTRLQQGSILRFLGVVHDVSDREDALLSMNAERERGMAILTSIADAVVLTNQLDEVCYINPPAQRLLGLNAEEAQGRSLALFVSLAYPDSGQAVSLATLAETRMAVPVELDLLSRDMRLQPVVLTLSVVQAAGSMHGYKICVLHDDSERRRRERKHRWEATHDVLTNLLNRRGFLGALTVLLDNGEAMAQNNVVVMMDLDHFKQVNDSGGHQAGDQILQDIAAILQKRLRNTDVIARLGGDEFALILYNCTRDTAQGIMEAVRGDIARLRPQSNPEVCRVTASIGLTQIQPQDTRPHDIMQRADLRCYQAKEQGRNRVVVMLDGQ; this is translated from the coding sequence TTGCGCACACGACTGGCGCTGTTCTGTTCACTCCTGATGGTAGTAGTGGTGCTGTTTACCAGCTCGCTCAGCTATCTGGAGGGCAAGGCGCGCGTGCGTAAAATGCAGCTACAGCACCTGGAAGATGTGGTTACCCGGCTCAGTGACGATATAGACGACCGCGTACGCACGCGCCACGTGTTGCTGGAGCAGGCGGCTGCCAGCCTGCAGCTGGACCGCAACAATATTAGCAAGCACGCCCCCGAGATCCTGCATGGTTTTCGTTACCTGAAGGGCAGCTTCAGCAGCATCATGCTGTTCGATGCAGACGGCAATGTGGTGGCCGATTACCCCGAGCTGCCAGGGCGGCGCGGCACCAGCGTGCTGGACCGCGCCTATTTTGCCCAGACACGTGACACCCTGCGCTCGCAGATTTCCGAGCCGGTTCGCGTGGCTGGCGACATCAAGCGCAGCCTGATCATTTTCACCTCGCCTATCCTGGACGAGCACGGCCAGTTTGCCGGCGTGCTGGGTGGTAGCCTGGAGCTGTTTGCACCAGAGCTGTTTGGTGATTTGCGCTCCATTGCCATCGGCGGTACCGGCTACATCAATATCAATACCCGCGCCAGCCGGCTGACCATCTTCCACCCCGACCGCAGCCGTATCATGCAGGCCAGCCCCGATACCAGCCGCGACCCGGTATTCGGCAAGGCACTGCAAGGCTGGGACGGCAGCACCGAGAGTATTGCGGCCAACGGCGAACCCGCGCTGATGGTGTACCGCAATATGAAAAACGTGAACTGGGTGGTGGGTGGCGTGTTTCCCCTGCGCGAAGCCTACGAACCCATCAGCGTAATGGCGCGTAACCATATGCTGATCGTGCTGTTGGCTACCTTGCTGGCGTTTCCGGTGGGCTGGTGGGGCGTGCACCGCCTGCTCGGGCCGTTGCAGGCGCTGCGTGGCAAAGTGCAGGCCATGGCATTCGGGGCAGAAGATCGTGTCCACATTCACGGCAGCCACGAGCTGGAAATGCTGGCGCAAACCGTTACCGATGTGTTTGGCGAGCGTGAACGCATCAGCCAGGAGTTGGCCGCACGCGAGGCGTTTTTCCGCGCCTTGAACGAGTCATCGCCGCTGGGCATTTTTGTCACCGATGCCGATGGCCTGCTGGTGTATTGCAACCACGCCACCCTTACGCTGGGCGGCCTGGCACAGCGCGAAGAAGACTGGCTGGGGCGCCACTGGCTGGATGCGGTGCACCCGGCTCAGCGCGCCACCATCGAGCCGGAGTGGCAGGCTTTGCGCCACGGTGATGTAGCGGGATTTTACCAGCTGTGCCACCTGACCGGCGCCCGTGGCACGCCGATCAAGGTAGAGCTGCGTTTTACCCGTTTGCAGCAGGGCAGCATCTTGCGTTTTCTCGGCGTTGTGCACGATGTCAGCGACAGGGAAGACGCCCTGCTGTCGATGAACGCCGAACGCGAGCGCGGCATGGCCATTCTGACGTCCATTGCCGATGCGGTAGTGCTGACCAACCAGCTGGACGAGGTGTGTTACATCAACCCGCCCGCCCAGCGCCTGCTGGGCCTGAATGCCGAAGAAGCCCAGGGGCGCTCGCTGGCGCTATTCGTCTCGCTGGCGTATCCGGATAGCGGCCAGGCGGTATCGCTGGCGACCCTGGCTGAAACCCGTATGGCTGTGCCGGTAGAACTGGATTTGCTGTCGCGCGATATGCGCCTGCAGCCGGTGGTGCTAACCCTGTCGGTGGTGCAGGCTGCCGGCAGCATGCACGGTTACAAGATCTGCGTACTGCACGACGATAGCGAGCGCCGCCGCCGTGAACGCAAGCACCGCTGGGAAGCCACCCACGACGTGCTCACCAACTTGCTGAACCGCCGTGGCTTCCTGGGGGCGCTAACCGTGTTGCTGGATAACGGCGAGGCGATGGCGCAAAACAATGTGGTGGTCATGATGGACCTGGACCACTTCAAGCAGGTGAACGACAGCGGCGGCCACCAGGCTGGCGACCAGATACTGCAAGATATTGCGGCCATTCTGCAAAAACGCCTGCGCAATACCGATGTGATCGCCCGTCTGGGCGGCGACGAGTTTGCCCTGATTCTGTACAACTGCACGCGCGATACCGCGCAGGGCATCATGGAAGCCGTGCGTGGCGATATTGCCCGCCTGCGCCCGCAAAGCAACCCGGAAGTCTGCCGCGTTACCGCCAGTATCGGCCTGACCCAGATCCAGCCGCAGGACACGCGGCCGCACGACATCATGCAGCGCGCCGACCTGCGTTGTTACCAGGCAAAAGAGCAGGGCCGTAACCGTGTGGTGGTCATGCTGGACGGCCAGTAA
- a CDS encoding glutathione S-transferase, whose product MLTLHHLNNSRSQRILWLMEELALPYHITTYQRDPATLLAPAALKAIHPLGKSPVVSDGDIVVAESGAIVEYLVDTYDTTHRLKPAAGSQAARDYTYWLHYAEGSAMPPLLMSLVFSRISKPPMPALLRPLARMIEKGVRKGYIDPQLDMHLRYIDNHLAGSGWFAGDSFSAADIQMSFVLEAANSRVPLCKALPHIQDFLQRIHARPAYQEALLAGGQYDYA is encoded by the coding sequence ATGCTCACTCTGCACCACCTGAATAACTCGCGCTCGCAGCGCATATTGTGGCTGATGGAAGAGCTGGCGCTGCCCTACCACATCACCACCTATCAACGCGACCCGGCCACACTGCTGGCCCCCGCCGCGCTCAAGGCCATCCACCCGCTGGGCAAGTCGCCCGTCGTCAGCGATGGCGACATTGTGGTGGCCGAGTCCGGCGCCATCGTGGAATACCTCGTCGATACGTACGACACGACGCACCGCCTGAAACCCGCCGCTGGCAGCCAGGCGGCACGCGACTACACCTACTGGCTGCACTATGCCGAAGGCTCGGCCATGCCACCGTTGCTGATGAGCCTGGTGTTCAGCCGCATCAGCAAGCCCCCGATGCCGGCGCTGCTGCGCCCCCTGGCACGCATGATCGAGAAAGGCGTGCGAAAAGGCTATATCGACCCGCAGCTGGACATGCACCTACGCTATATCGACAACCATCTGGCCGGCAGCGGCTGGTTTGCCGGGGACAGTTTCAGCGCCGCCGACATCCAGATGAGCTTTGTACTGGAGGCAGCCAACAGCCGCGTGCCCCTGTGCAAGGCACTGCCGCACATCCAGGATTTTTTACAACGCATCCATGCGCGCCCTGCTTATCAGGAAGCGCTGCTGGCAGGCGGCCAGTACGACTACGCGTAA
- a CDS encoding DUF523 domain-containing protein, whose product MTKPALLISACLLGQPVRYDGASKGMAASWQQQLAAHYTLLPFCPECAGGLPTPRPAAEIHGGHGSHVLAGQATVRTASGDDVSAAFVHGAQLALALAQQHGCTLALLKANSPSCGNRQIYSGQFDGQLQEGAGVCAALLQQHGITVYNETELAQLL is encoded by the coding sequence ATGACTAAACCTGCCCTGTTGATCAGTGCCTGCCTGCTGGGCCAGCCGGTACGCTACGACGGCGCCAGCAAAGGTATGGCGGCGAGCTGGCAACAGCAGTTGGCCGCACACTACACACTGCTGCCTTTCTGTCCGGAATGCGCGGGTGGCTTGCCTACGCCAAGACCGGCAGCCGAAATACACGGTGGCCATGGTAGCCACGTGCTGGCCGGCCAGGCAACGGTACGCACGGCCAGCGGTGACGACGTAAGCGCGGCCTTTGTGCACGGTGCACAACTGGCTCTGGCGCTGGCGCAGCAGCACGGCTGTACGCTGGCATTGCTGAAAGCCAACAGCCCGTCGTGTGGCAACCGGCAGATTTACAGCGGGCAATTCGACGGCCAGCTGCAGGAGGGCGCCGGCGTGTGCGCCGCGCTACTGCAACAACATGGCATAACGGTGTATAACGAAACCGAGCTGGCGCAGCTACTGTAG
- a CDS encoding GNAT family N-acetyltransferase codes for MHYDAFQQPLGVPVAGWQGACPPQKVTLQGRHCRLEPFERARHGDSLRAALELDRDGRDWAYLMPRPQSDADWDTWFAMMESSCDPLFFAIVDGVSGDAIGSCSYLRIDAANGVIEVGWLRFSPRLQRTVAATEAMYLMMKQAFEWGYRRYEWKCNSLNAPSMRAAERLGFTFEGIFRQARVNWGLNRDTAWFSLLDSEWLANRAVLEAWLDAANFDAAGQQIHRVDQCRRQQAAATLPDGIRAATLADLPQLAALFDAYRRFYGKQGDAPTSHDFIRQRLIQADSHVLVYQQQGQLLGFTQLLPQFSSVLAAPVWLLNDLYVVEAARQRGVGQALLQAAAALARQHGVQRLDLVTAVDNHTAQALYAGQGWQRDERFYRYQLTLG; via the coding sequence ATGCACTACGACGCGTTTCAACAGCCACTGGGTGTGCCGGTAGCGGGCTGGCAGGGCGCCTGCCCGCCGCAGAAAGTCACGCTGCAAGGCCGGCATTGCCGGCTGGAGCCGTTCGAGCGCGCCCGCCATGGCGACAGCCTGCGGGCGGCGCTGGAACTGGACCGCGACGGCCGCGACTGGGCCTACCTGATGCCGCGCCCGCAAAGCGATGCCGACTGGGACACGTGGTTTGCCATGATGGAAAGCAGCTGCGATCCGCTGTTCTTTGCCATTGTCGATGGTGTGAGCGGCGATGCCATTGGCAGCTGTAGCTATCTGCGCATCGATGCGGCCAACGGTGTCATCGAGGTGGGTTGGCTGCGCTTTTCGCCGCGCTTGCAGCGCACGGTGGCCGCTACCGAAGCGATGTACCTGATGATGAAACAGGCTTTTGAGTGGGGCTACCGCCGCTACGAGTGGAAGTGCAACAGCTTGAATGCACCGTCCATGCGCGCTGCCGAGCGGCTGGGCTTCACCTTCGAAGGCATTTTCCGCCAGGCGCGCGTCAACTGGGGCCTGAACCGCGATACCGCCTGGTTCAGCTTGCTGGACAGCGAATGGCTGGCCAACCGCGCGGTGCTGGAAGCCTGGCTGGATGCGGCCAACTTTGACGCTGCCGGGCAGCAGATCCACCGTGTGGATCAATGCCGCCGGCAGCAGGCCGCCGCTACGCTACCTGACGGTATCCGGGCTGCTACGCTGGCCGACCTGCCACAGTTGGCCGCACTGTTTGACGCGTATCGCCGCTTTTACGGTAAGCAGGGCGACGCGCCAACCTCGCACGACTTCATCCGCCAGCGCCTGATCCAGGCCGACAGCCACGTGCTGGTGTACCAGCAGCAAGGGCAGTTGCTTGGCTTTACCCAGCTGCTGCCGCAATTCAGCTCGGTACTGGCCGCCCCGGTGTGGCTGCTGAATGACCTGTATGTGGTCGAAGCCGCCCGCCAGCGCGGCGTGGGCCAGGCGCTACTGCAGGCAGCGGCCGCACTGGCGCGTCAGCACGGTGTACAGCGGCTGGATCTGGTCACGGCTGTGGATAACCATACAGCGCAGGCGCTTTATGCCGGGCAAGGCTGGCAGCGCGACGAGCGTTTCTATCGCTATCAGCTGACATTGGGATGA